Genomic window (Actinomycetota bacterium):
AGCAGAAGGTGCTCGCGGCGCACCGGGCCGGGTTGCGCGAGGTGATCCTGCCCGAGCGCAACGGTCCCGACCTCGACGACGTGCCCGAGGCCGTCCGCGACGCGATGAAGTTCCACCTCGTGGGTGACGTGCGCGAGGTGCTGTTCCTGGCGCTCGAGCCGGCCGACGAGGCGGCCGGCCGAGCCGCCGCCTGATGCCGCGCGGGCTAGCGGCCGGCGCGACGACCGCACCGGTTGCTGTTGCGGTCACCGTGGCAAGATGCGCGCATGCGAACCGTCATCGAAACGGCCGAGGCGGTGCGCGCGGGCGAGATGAAGGCGGTCGAGGTGCTCGACGAGTGCCTCGCCGCCATCGACGCCCACAACGCACCGCTCAACGCCTTCGTCCATGTCGACCCCGAGCTCGCGCACCGCGCCGCCGAGGCGGTCGACGCGGCGATCGCACGCGGCGAAGACCCGGGCCCGCTGGCCGGGGTGCCGTTCGGTGTGAAGGACCTCGAGGACTGCGAGGGCATGCCGACGTCGCAGGGCTCGCTTCTGTACAAGGGCCGCCCGCCGGTCGCGGCCGACTCCATCCACGTGGGCCGGCTGCGCCGCGCCGGCGCGGTGCCCGTGGGCAAGACCGCGGCTCCCGAGTTCGGCAGCACTGCGTTCACACACACCAAGGCGTGGGGCACGACGCGCAACCCGTGGAACCTCGAACGCACGCCCGGGGGCTCGAGCGGCGGGTCGGCGGCCGCGGTGGTGTCGGGCATGGTGCCTTTCTGCACCGCGAGCGATGGCGGCGGCTCGACGCGCATCCCCGCCGCGTTCAGTGGCCTCCTCGGGCACAAGGCCAGCTATGGGCGCATCGCGCATGAGGACGCGGCGCTGTCACAGACGTCGGTCCTCGGCGCGCTCACCACGACCGTGGCCGACGCGGCGCGCCATCTCGACGTGGCCGCGGGCCCCGACGACCGCGACCGGGCCTCGTTGCCGGTACCGACGGTTCGCTACGAGGAGGCCATCGAGTCGTTGGACGTGCGCGGCCTGCGGGCCACGTGGT
Coding sequences:
- a CDS encoding amidase, which gives rise to MRTVIETAEAVRAGEMKAVEVLDECLAAIDAHNAPLNAFVHVDPELAHRAAEAVDAAIARGEDPGPLAGVPFGVKDLEDCEGMPTSQGSLLYKGRPPVAADSIHVGRLRRAGAVPVGKTAAPEFGSTAFTHTKAWGTTRNPWNLERTPGGSSGGSAAAVVSGMVPFCTASDGGGSTRIPAAFSGLLGHKASYGRIAHEDAALSQTSVLGALTTTVADAARHLDVAAGPDDRDRASLPVPTVRYEEAIESLDVRGLRATWSLDLGFAVVDPEVADLCHAAAHALVDAAGLKLVERPFAVDNAMRTWLSAGAVDPWLDLEPGMWPERAADFTGLVRAGLERSEQWTVPRYARALRHRRALEEAVADLFRDVDILLLPSTAVAAFAAAGPMPMEVDGRDASHCGPVPFTMLANLCWNPAVSVPAGLTSEGLPVGLQVVGRRHADEVVLRLARLYEQARPWPRFVPSYR